Part of the bacterium genome is shown below.
GTAAACAAGAAGACCTTTTTCCATGGCTTTTAGCACAATTTGCATACATATTTTAAGAGTCGGATCAAATGGTAATTTTGTTTTCTTATCCTTAACAAACTCCAAACCCCACATAAGACCTCTGCCGCGCATATCACCAACTATAGATATTTTATCAGCAATAGATTTAAGCCCATCACCAAGGAGACGTCCCTTATCTTTAACCCCTTCAATAATTCTGTGTTTCTCTAAATAGTCTAAAACGGAAAGTCCAACACTTGCGGTCACAGGATGTGCATTATAAGTGTGTCCTCCTACATAGGAGGATTTCGATTTGCTAAAAGCATTAAACACTTTTTCTTGAATTAGTATTGCTGCAAGAGGAGCATACCCACTGGACAATCCCTTCGCCAACACTACAAGATCCGGTGTAACACCCCATTGTTCAATAGCTAGGAATGTTCCTGTACGGCCTACTCCTGTCATCACTTCGTCTGCAATCCAGAGTATATCGTATTTATCACATATCTCACGTATCATTGGATAATATTCAGGTACCGGGGTTACCGCTCCTGCTGCTGCTCCAACAATAGTTTCAGAAACAAAAGCTGATATATATTCAGGCCCTTCCTGGATAATCACTCGTTCAAGGTCTTTTGCGCACATTACGCCACAACCAGGATAGCTCTTATCAAACGAACATCGGTAACAGCAAGCCGGAACAATATGTGGAACCGGCATAAGCATAGGCATCTGGATAGTTCTTCTGTCTGTCTTGCCCGAGACTGAATCTGCAGCCAATGTATTGCCATGAAAACCCTGCCACCTGGAAATTATCCTGTATTTCGCACTCTTCCCCGTGTATACATAAAATTGCCGGGCTATCTTTAAAGCATTTTCTATAGCTTCTGACCCACCGGAAAGCAGCATTACTCTGGCATATCCCTCAGGAGCCATTTCTATCAGCTTTTTACTAAAATCCAGAGTAGGTTGATTTAGAAAGTGTTGTGGAGGAACATAGGCAATTTTCTTTGCCTGATCAGCCATTGCATCGGCAATTTCTACTACTCCATGACCGATACCTGTTACATTTGCTCCTGCACAACCATCAAGGTATTTTTTCCCCTTCTCATCCCATACCCATGAGCCCTTTCCCCTAACTGCCAATGGATAATCCCGTTCCAAATCCCTGGCAAAAAAATAATGTTCATTAAGTTTCATTTTTCTATCTCCTCCAAATTTTATGTAAAGTTTTGCTGGAGCAACCGTTCCTTATATCTTGAAATTCCGTGCAGTGTCAATTAATGCTTTTACATTTTCCACCGGTGTCCCAAATGTAATTGGAGGTCCACAACAAGAAAGAAACCCTCCATTGAGACCTGTTTTTTTTATCTGGGATATAACTTCATTCTTTACGTCTTCAACACTGCCTTTCAGAAGGGTATGCTCACTACTCACATTTCCAAATAGACCTATTTCATTTCCCAACTCTCTTTTAATTTCACCAACATCTAAAACATACCCCTTTCTTGACTCATCAATCAACACCCCCTTTATATTGGTGGTCTTAATATATTTTACGATTGGGGTAACATTACCCCAAAAATTCATAATTGGAATCAATCCAATCTTTTCCACCTCTTTATAAAATTCCTTTTGAATTGGAACTACATAGTTTTTGTATATCTCAGGTGAAGATAAATCAGCTCCAAG
Proteins encoded:
- a CDS encoding aminotransferase class III-fold pyridoxal phosphate-dependent enzyme; translation: MKLNEHYFFARDLERDYPLAVRGKGSWVWDEKGKKYLDGCAGANVTGIGHGVVEIADAMADQAKKIAYVPPQHFLNQPTLDFSKKLIEMAPEGYARVMLLSGGSEAIENALKIARQFYVYTGKSAKYRIISRWQGFHGNTLAADSVSGKTDRRTIQMPMLMPVPHIVPACCYRCSFDKSYPGCGVMCAKDLERVIIQEGPEYISAFVSETIVGAAAGAVTPVPEYYPMIREICDKYDILWIADEVMTGVGRTGTFLAIEQWGVTPDLVVLAKGLSSGYAPLAAILIQEKVFNAFSKSKSSYVGGHTYNAHPVTASVGLSVLDYLEKHRIIEGVKDKGRLLGDGLKSIADKISIVGDMRGRGLMWGLEFVKDKKTKLPFDPTLKICMQIVLKAMEKGLLVYPVSGCADGKRGDGVLICPPLTISNEEIDILIQKLEETLSEISKEIGSKE